A single Mytilus trossulus isolate FHL-02 chromosome 12, PNRI_Mtr1.1.1.hap1, whole genome shotgun sequence DNA region contains:
- the LOC134692278 gene encoding acetylcholine receptor subunit beta-type lev-1-like, translating to MTFYMMSINKFEEIDETIEVLGGLHCEWNDAGISWNPNSYGNIPYTIVSSKHIWKPPMILVNAVDNLAPIGGSINNLATIYSDGNVTLGLGGILSAKCTTDISKFPYDSQTCNLKFAVWGLSNETAVLTESSDPISMLFYTPNSNWDLTSYHSRAVIWNHYSTFEIFLTIKRESLYYSVMVVCPTTLFGLLNPLVFLLPVESGERIGLGMTILLSYAIFLTLVSAAIPASSNPMCYLLIIMIMTIVISGVIVVMSIFITYLYYRADTKEMNAFWKLIGSRLPWTRKNNIVTVVPITEEKHVICKTSPLPGYVSWKDVSYGLDILFLIVSYVTMLCLITTFHVIVS from the coding sequence atgacattttatatgatgagcatcaataaatttgaagaaattgatGAAACTATTGAAGTTTTAGGTGGATTGCATTGTGAATGGAATGATGCTGGAATATCGTGGAATCCTAATTCTTATGGTAATATACCGTACACTATTGTGTCAAGTAAACACATCTGGAAACCTCCAATGATTTTAGTAAACGCCGTCGACAATTTAGCACCCATTGGAGGGAGTATAAACAATCTTGCGACTATTTATAGTGACGGAAATGTGACTTTGGGTTTAGGTGGAATATTGTCAGCAAAGTGTACAACGGACATATCGAAATTCCCTTACGATTCACAGACGTGTAATTTGAAGTTCGCGGTATGGGGACTTTCAAATGAAACTGCCGTGTTAACAGAAAGCTCAGATCCAATAAGCATGTTGTTCTACACACCAAACTCCAACTGGGATCTAACATCGTACCATTCACGGGCTGTGATATGGAACCACTATTCAACATTTGAGATTTTTCTTACAATAAAACGAGAGTCTTTATATTATAGTGTTATGGTAGTTTGTCCAACCACTCTATTTGGTTTACTTAACCCGCTAGTGTTTCTACTTCCTGTTGAATCCGGAGAACGCATAGGACTTGGTATGACAATACTTCTATCATACGCAATTTTTCTTACATTAGTCTCTGCAGCCATACCAGCATCGTCAAATCCTATGTGTTACTTGTTAATCATAATGATAATGACGATCGTAATAAGTGGTGTCATCGTGGTTATGTCCATATTTATAACGTATCTGTACTACAGAGCAGACACGAAGGAAATGAATGCTTTTTGGAAACTGATTGGATCTCGACTACCATGGACCcgaaaaaacaatattgttaCTGTAGTTCCAATTACTGAGGAAAAACATGTAATTTGTAAAACCTCTCCTCTTCCTGGATATGTAAGTTGGAAGGATGTAAGTTATGgacttgatattttgtttttgattgtcTCGTACGTCACAATGCTCTGTTTGATAACAACATTTCACGTAATTGTAAGTTAA